A section of the Triticum dicoccoides isolate Atlit2015 ecotype Zavitan chromosome 7A, WEW_v2.0, whole genome shotgun sequence genome encodes:
- the LOC119332114 gene encoding 4-hydroxyphenylacetaldehyde oxime monooxygenase-like, with protein sequence MATPLTSLLLSLPQQWQPVLLALLSILSLLLWRRSSSRKRLKLPPGPARVPLLGNLHQLGPMPHRTLRDLARVHGPVMQLQLGKAPTVVLSSAEAAWEALKAHDLDCCTRPVTAGTKRLTYDLKNVAFAPYGTYWREVRKLLTVELLSTRRVKAAWYARHEQVEKLMSTLSHAEAKPVALDEHILSLSDGIIGTVAFGNIYGSDKFSQNNSFQAALDDVMEMLSSSGSSAEDLLPGVVGRLVDRLTGFVARRERIFTQLDAFFEMVIQHHLDPKRVLPQNGGDLIDVLIDLWKKPRDTFSFTKDHVKAVIFSTFVAGIDTSAATIMWAMSELVRKPRVLKKVQDHIRALVGGNKRVKPEDMPKLSYLRMVVKETLRLHPAAPLLLPRETMRDIKISGYDVPAKTRIYVNAWAIGRDLISWSNDPDEFNPDRFEVNDIDIKGEHPELMPFGAGRRICPGISMAMATIEFTLANLLFSFEWALPEGTTTDDVNMEEEGRLILHRKEPLVLVPAAYHHDLE encoded by the exons ATGGCGACCCCACTCACCTCGCTACTCCTCTCCCTACCCCAACAATGGCAGCCCGTTCTCTTGGCACTTCTCTCCATCCTTTCCCTCCTGCTGTGGAGAAGGAGCTCGTCCAGGAAACGGCTCAAGCTGCCACCAGGCCCTGCGAGGGTGCCCCTCCTGGGCAACCTGCACCAGCTTGGCCCCATGCCGCACCGGACCCTGCGAGACCTGGCGCGGGTCCACGGGCCGGTGATGCAGCTGCAGCTCGGCAAGGCGCCGACGGTGGTGCTGTCGTCGGCGGAGGCGGCATGGGAGGCGCTCAAGGCTCATGACCTCGACTGCTGCACGCGGCCCGTGACTGCGGGGACGAAGCGGCTGACCTACGATCTCAAGAACGTGGCGTTTGCACCCTACGGCACGTACTGGCGGGAGGTGCGCAAGCTTCTCACGGTCGAGCTTCTCAGCACGCGCCGTGTCAAGGCGGCTTGGTACGCACGCCATGAGCAG GTGGAGAAACTGATGAGCACGCTGAGCCATGCAGAAGCAAAGCCAGTGGCGCTGGACGAGCACATCTTGAGCCTCTCCGACGGTATCATCGGCACGGTAGCGTTCGGCAACATCTATGGCAGTGATAAGTTCTCCCAGAATAACAGTTTTCAGGCCGCACTCGACGATGTTATGGAGATGCTATCCAGCTCCGGCTCCTCCGCGGAGGACTTGCTCCCCGGAGTCGTTGGCCGCCTTGTTGACCGCCTTACCGGATTCGTAGCCCGCCGCGAGCGAATATTCACACAGTTAGACGCCTTCTTTGAGATGGTCATCCAGCATCACCTGGACCCTAAGCGTGTGCTGCCTCAGAATGGCGGTGACCTCATTGACGTCCTCATCGACCTCTGGAAGAAACCACGTGACACATTTAGCTTCACCAAGGACCACGTCAAGGCCGTAATCTTT TCGACGTTCGTTGCTGGCATTGACACTAGTGCAGCAACGATTATGTGGGCGATGTCGGAGCTGGTCCGGAAGCCGCGCGTGCTCAAGAAGGTGCAGGACCATAttagggccttggtgggaggcaacAAGAGAGTGAAACCAGAAGACATGCCCAAACTCAGCTACCTCAGGATGGTGGTGAAGGAGACCTTGCGGTTGCACCCGGCAGCACCGCTTCTACTGCCAAGGGAGACCATGCGAGACATCAAGATCAGTGGGTATGACGTGCCGGCCAAGACACGGATCTATGTGAATGCATGGGCGATCGGCAGAGACCTGATAAGCTGGTCTAACGACCCAGATGAGTTCAACCCTGATAGGTTTGAAGTAAATGATATAGACATCAAAGGCGAGCATCCAGAGCTAATGCCGTTTGGCGCGGGACGGCGGATATGCCCAGGCATCTCCATGGCCATGGCCACCATCGAGTTTACGCTTGCCAATCTGCTCTTTAGTTTTGAGTGGGCGCTCCCAGAGGGGACGACAACAGATGATGTGAacatggaggaagaaggaaggctcATCTTGCACCGAAAGGAGCCACTCGTACTCGTTCCCGCCGCATACCACCACGACCTTGAATAG